In Brachypodium distachyon strain Bd21 chromosome 2, Brachypodium_distachyon_v3.0, whole genome shotgun sequence, one genomic interval encodes:
- the LOC100833869 gene encoding LOB domain-containing protein 6 produces the protein MASSSASSVPAPGAVITLAAAAAAANGAGGVCGTGSPCAACKFLRRKCQPDCVFAPYFPPDNPQKFVQVHRVFGASNVTKLLNELHPYQREDAVNSLAYEADMRLRDPVYGCVAVISILQRNLRQLQQDLARAKFELSRYQSAAGQNGQQAAMAEFIGSAVPNGFINVGHSAALGGFGQDQQFSAVQMLSRSYAEGEPIARLGLNGGYEFGYSAGIAGAGSVSGGLGMLGGSPFLKPGIAGTDDRAGAGQ, from the exons aTGGCCTCGTCTTCGGCGtcgtcggtgccggcgcccgGGGCGGTGATcacgctggcggcggcggcggcggctgcgaaCGGCGCCGGGGGCGTGTGCGGCACGGGGTCGCCGTGCGCGGCGTGCAAGTTCCTGCGGCGCAAGTGCCAGCCGGACTGCGTGTTCGCGCCCTACTTCCCGCCGGACAACCCGCAGAAGTTCGTGCAGGTGCACCGCGTGTTCGGCGCCAGCAACGTGACCAAGCTCCTGAACGAGCTCCACCCTTACCAGCGCGAGGACGCCGTGAACTCGCTCGCCTACGAGGCCGACATGCGCCTCCGCGACCCCGTCTACGGCTGCGTCGCCGTCATCTCCATCCTCCAGCGCAACCTCCGCCAGCTCCAGCAGGACCTCGCCCGCGCCAAGTTCGAGCTCTCCAGATACCAG TCTGCGGCGGGGCAGAACGGGCAgcaggcggcgatggcggagtTCATAGGCAGCGCGGTGCCGAACGGCTTCATCAACGTGGGGCACTCGGCGGCGCTCGGAGGATTCGGGCAAGATCAGCAGTTTTCGGCCGTGCAGATGCTGTCCAGGAGctacgccgagggggagcccaTCGCGAGGCTGGGGCTCAACGGAGGATACGAGTTCGGGTACTCGGCGGGGATTGCCGGGGCCGGGTCGGTCTCGGGAGGCCTTGGCATGCTTGGCGGCTCGCCCTTCTTGAAGCCCGGCATCGCCGGCACCGACGACAGGGCCGGGGCCGGGCAGTAG